A part of Leishmania panamensis strain MHOM/PA/94/PSC-1 chromosome 34 sequence genomic DNA contains:
- a CDS encoding hypothetical protein (TriTrypDB/GeneDB-style sysID: LpmP.34.4010), whose product MNSSATPVLKLQPRSINTTHGSVPGAKSVSSSSSKVRTRSIRVTSAPCSEVRPRGATMTSVLSVTRRTIRKVKPISQDQPHVALVEASEPQTRSSAPVSLLSIFTKKSCIGDSVMAPPSAGAASKLSVHCVKPSSGAAVATPSVVLPNRSASRADSTCGSLRGRSNRGFADLRQLPPTVPRVGQLSSNVPLMRSATVMTASIRRTSSVTTIIPTASAPGSQLCSRTPSVHEVAVPLSPRRAPLPVRPYTSAAASRVNSVNSRLAEGIARPMRQPSQCPHISSVRPVTKRSNSSASTTGPTRTTSPIAPLSNRAAMTADDGMRAPSAALGVPPRSMGLRPLVGTNHVSTPKSGGVTDASRLRILHPSFQSTLRADRGTRSARGGASSGRNSNAANCTSARGASHQAPVRQHQHQQPLSARCAASASPSRKVTRKLGSDSASVAVAPAPPAPFQKTHTGYTPLVSFAGFVQGPGVSAVPRGPVSPIRRTSTACPSAAQHYPAASAENPARASRGLASPNTDAAFANPWIRPSMLSTPTNRGGGRDASEAPTLPYEGSTGQRGSLSLSPRTDFDAFSVSGRLSYGV is encoded by the coding sequence ATGAACTCTTCTGCGACCCCGGTACTGaagctgcagccgcgctcCATCAACACGACCCACGGCAGTGTGCCCGGCGCAAAGTCCGTTtcgagcagctcctcgaaAGTGAGGACGAGGTCGATCCGTGTGACGTCGGCTCCGTGTTCAGAGGTGCGGCCCCGTGGAGCGACGATGACATCCGTGTTGTCTGTGACCCGCCGCACCATTCGAAAGGTAAAGCCCATCTCACAAGACCAACCCCACGTCGCTCTGGTGGAAGCGAGCGAACCACagacgaggagcagcgctcCGGTGTCACTTCTGTCGATTTTCACCAAAAAATCTTGCATAGGTGATAGTGtcatggcgccgccgtcggcagGGGCTGCGTCCAAGTTGTCTGTGCACTGTGTCAAGCCGTccagtggcgccgctgtcgccacgCCTTCAGTGGTATTGCCCAACCGCTCGGCTTCACGAGCGGACTCGACATGCGGCAGCTTGAGGGGTCGAAGTAACAGGGGTTTTGCGGATCTTCGACAGCTCCCTCCAACGGTGCCGCGCGTGGGTCAGCTCTCCAGCAACGTACCTTTGATGCGATCTGCTACGGTGATGACGGCGTCGATTCGGCGAACATCCAGCGTCACGACTATTATCCCCACGGCAAGTGCACCCGGCTCACAACTATGCAGTCGTACCCCGTCTGTGCATGAAGTGGCAGTTCCCCTATCTCCGCGTCGTGCTCCACTGCCGGTGCGACCGTACACCTCGGCCGCAGCTTCCCGCGTCAACTCAGTCAACTCGCGACTCGCGGAAGGAATAGCACGCCCTATGCGACAACCGTCGCAGTGTCCACACATCAGCTCGGTGCGCCCTGTGACAAAGCGAAGCAACAGCTCAGCTTCAACCACCGGTCCCACAAGGACCACCAGCCCCATTGCTCCCCTTTCCAACAGagcggcgatgacggcggaCGACGGAATGAGGGCTCCTTCAGCGGCTCTGGGAGTGCCGCCTCGCTCGATGGGCCTGCGGCCCTTGGTGGGAACAAATCATGTCTCTACGCCGAAGAGCGGAGGCGTCACTGACGCTTCTCGTCTGCGCATACTTCACCCCAGCTTTCAATCCACTTTACGGGCCGACAGAGGGACTCGCAGCGCTCGTggtggcgccagcagcgggcgcAACAGCAATGCAGCCAACTGCACGTCGGCTCGCGGGGCGTCACACCAGGcgccggtgcggcagcaccagcatcagcagcccTTATCTGCGCGGTGCGCTGCCAGTGCCTCACCGTCGCGCAAAGTAACACGGAAGCTTGGAAGCGACAGCGCGTCTGTCGCTGTTGCACCCGCACCGCCTGCTCCATTCCAGAAGACGCACACCGGATACACTCCGCTGGTATCTTTTGCGGGCTTTGTACAGGGACCGGGTGTCTCTGCGGTACCGAGGGGCCCCGTCTCTCCAATTAGGCGGACTTCCACAGCGTGCCCCAGCGCTGCTCAACACTACCCAGCTGCGTCGGCAGAAAATCCAGCGCGCGCCAGCAGGGGACTTGCCTCGCCGAACACTGATGCTGCCTTCGCGAATCCGTGGATTAGGCCTAGCATGCTCTCCACCCCAACcaaccgcggcggcggccgtgaCGCCAGCGAAGCTCCCACCCTTCCCTACGAAGGGTCGACAGGTCAGCGAGGATCCTTGTCACTCTCGCCGCGCACCGACTTCGACGCCTTTTCCGTATCGGGACGTCTGAGCTACGGGGTGTAG
- the PABP2 gene encoding poly(A)-binding protein 2 (TriTrypDB/GeneDB-style sysID: LpmP.34.4020): MAFSGPNPSIWVGGLDPDLQEQRLYDYFVRIGPVTSVRVCVDSATQKSLGYGYVNFQDPADAEKALDQAGTKLGSRYLRIAKIQRDPSKRRSGVNNILVKKLPKTVDTYALKELFSKFGRLTAIGLACDEKGESRGYARISFEREESAVEAVKEMDGMEMDGQAIVVERYQAQHRDELLKQFTNLYVKNLDPAVTDEKLRAFFARYGAVSSAKVRDLGGVQSEVGLGYVAFEKHEDAARAVEELNGKECEIAKAESTLDVSRFRSREERQRDRERQRRERAQQHSKYPNLYVKGFDDTVTSERLEELFQRYGETVSVTVMMDKETGMSRCFGFVSMKDQNAASQAIQELNGSTFLCPRPLFVTYALRKDARRQNLEERSKQFRVRQNPMGGPGMGGMPPIGFMGPQMFNSVNMPFMSPRVPIMPMNGMNGIGGMNGMSGMNGMNGMGGMGGMGTMGGMGGMGRPMAPNAMSQMRSRPMPQKPPMQSLMPQQHQQPPPQGQNLAAVLANLNPEQQKNVLGERLYSYIVRSHPSVAAKITGMLLEMDNSEILSMLDSPVMLDSKIAEAQDVLNRHMSV; this comes from the coding sequence ATGGCGTTCTCTGGCCCGAATCCCTCAATCTGGGTCGGAGGCCTTGACCCTGATCTGCAGGAGCAGAGGCTATACGATTACTTTGTGCGCATTGGCCCCGTCACCTCCGTCCGCGTTTGCGTAGATTCTGCCACGCAGAAGTCTCTCGGGTACGGCTACGTGAACTTTCAGGACCCCGCGGATGCTGAAAAGGCCCTCGACCAGGCCGGCACCAAGCTCGGCTCCCGATACCTTCGCATCGCCAAGATCCAGCGCGACCCCTCGAAGCGGCGCTCCGGCGTCAACAACATCCTTGTCAAGAAGCTCCCGAAGACCGTCGACACGTAcgcgctgaaggagctgTTCAGCAAATTTGGCCGCCTCACTGCTATCGGTCTAGCATGCGATGAGAAGGGTGAGTCCCGCGGCTACGCCCGCATCTCCTTCGAGCGCGAAGAGTCCGCCGTCGAAGCTGTGAAGGAAATGGACGGGATGGAGATGGATGGCCAGGCGATCGTCGTGGAGCGCTACCAGGCCCAGCATCGCgacgagctgctgaagcagttCACGAACCTGTACGTCAAGAACCTCGATCCTGCTGTTACTGACGAAAAGCTGCGCGCGTTCTTCGCCAGGTACGGTGCGGTCAGCTCCGCTAAGGTCCGAGACCTCGGTGGAGTGCAGAGCGAGGTCGGCCTCGGCTACGTCGCCTTCGAGAAGCACGAGGACGCCGCACGTGCTGTGGAGGAGCTCAACGGCAAGGAGTGCGAGATTGCCAAAGCTGAGTCCACGCTTGACGTGAGCCGCTTCCGCTCTCGCGAGGAGCGCCAGCGCGAccgcgagcggcagcgtcgtgaacgtgcacagcagcacagcaagtACCCGAACCTGTACGTCAAGGGCTTTGACGATACTGTCACGAGCGAGCGCCTGGAGGAGCTGTTCCAGCGCTACGGCGAGACCGTCTCTGTGACGGTAATGATGGACAAGGAGACAGGCATGTCTCGTTGCTTCGGTTTCGTGTCCATGAAGGATCAAAACGCCGCTTCGCAGGCCATCCAGGAACTGAACGGAAGCACCTTCCTCTGCCCCCGCCCACTCTTCGTCACGTACGCCCTTCGCAAGGATGCGCGCCGCCAGAACCTCGAGGAGCGCAGCAAGCAGTTCCGCGTGCGCCAAAATCCAATGGGCGGCCCGGGCATGGGTGGCATGCCGCCGATAGGCTTCATGGGCCCGCAGATGTTCAACAGCGTCAACATGCCATTCATGAGCCCACGCGTGCCGATCATGCCAATGAACGGCATGAATGGTATTGGCGGCATGAACGGTATGAGCGGCATGAACGGCATGAACGGCATGGGCGGCATGGGCGGTATGGGCACCATGGGTGGCATGGGAGGCATGGGCCGCCCGATGGCGCCGAACGCGATGAGCCAGATGCGCTCTCGCCCGATGCCGCAGAAGCCCCCGATGCAGTCTCtgatgccgcagcagcatcagcagcccCCTCCGCAGGGCCAGAACCTCGCAGCTGTGCTCGCCAACCTCAACCCCGAGCAGCAGAAAAACGTGCTCGGCGAGCGTCTCTACAGCTACATTGTGCGCAGTCATCCGTCTGTGGCCGCCAAGATCACCGGTATGCTTCTCGAGATGGACAACTCCGAGATTCTGAGCATGCTGGACTCGCCTGTTATGCTGGACAGCAAGATCGCCGAGGCTCAGGATGTTTTGAACCGCCATATGAGCGTTTGA